The Pseudoalteromonas translucida KMM 520 genome segment TACCGTACTGAATCGGATCGGTATCTTGAAACTCATCTATCATAGCCACCGGAAACAACTGGGCAATTTTTTGCGCCAGTACATTGCCTTGCTCGTTATTTAATGCGCTGTGTAAATTGCTAAGTAAATCATCTGGGGTGATCACGCTTTGCTCTTGCTTGCGCTTTATTACGGCTGCTTTTACCCACTTTGCCGCATGCTGTACTACAGCAATTGCTAGCCCCTGGTTTATGGTGTTATTAAGTGCGGCAAGCTCGTCAAATTGACTCAGTAATGAATGTGTAAATAGCGGCTGATTCTTTTTATAATTGCTTATATCGCTTAAGTTTTCGCTACTCCATATCTCAAACGAGTATTTGCTAGTACCAAATTCAAAAAACAAATCGCCACCTAAACAAAAGGCTTCAAGTGCTGCAAGGCTGCCTTTGCGCCCTGGCGTTTTAGAACCACTTAAGCCAGAGCTTTTAATGGCAGCTATAAACTCTTGCTCTAACACCGCTTTTTTAAATGCAGGTATTCGGCTTATATACTCGTCACGCGCTTGCCATACGTCATCTAAGTTTACTTGCGGAGTTATTTGCGCATTCGCTTTATTTAAAATACTCGACACTTTGCCAAACAAAGCTTCAGGCGCGGCGAACACGCCTAAAATAGCATCGGTTTTTTCTTTATTGAGTGGATATACAAAGGCGCGCCAAAAATCTTTAATGGTTTCGAGCAATATGTCGCGCTCATCCAAAATAAATTCTAAGTTAAACGCCACACCCGACTCAAACGCGTGTTGTTTTAGCATGCGCTGACAAAAGCCATGAATGGTAAAAATAGCCGCTTCGTCCATTGATTTAGCAGCCGCATCGAGTAAATCAAAGGCGCGGTGTTTATCATCAACTGCAGCTATTACCCCTGCAATAAGCTCATCTTTTGGGTCTTGCCCAAGAAGTGCATCGCGCGCGGTGATAATACGATTACGCACGCGGTCTTTAATTTCTTGCGTGGCAGCATCAGTAAAAGTTACCACCAGTATTTGCTCAACACTGAGCGGCTTATTTAATAGCGAGTTTGCATCATAGGCTATTTGCATTCCCAATAAGTAACGTAAATACAGGCCAGTAATTGTATACGTTTTACCCGTACCGGCACTGGCTTCAATTAAGCTTTGCCCTGTTAATGGCATTGTAAGTGGATTAAGCGCTTGCATGGTCACTCTCCTTAGCGTGTGCAAATAACGGGGCGAGTAATTTATCGCTCCACTGTATAAACTCGTCTTGGCAATCGTTAAGCGATTGTACTGTTAAGCGAATATAGGGATTTTCGCCCTCGCCTCGCCCTATGTATTGTGGGCTAAATTTGCTCATCGCTTTTGCTATATCGCCGCCGCTTTTTACGTACTCGTAGCCACTTACCGGAAAAAACGCCACGGGCTCGTTGCGCAGTCCTTTGTATAATTCAAACCAATCAAGTAACAATGCATCGGCATCAACTTTACTTATTGGCGCAAAGGCAACTTGTTTATCAAGCCCAAGTATTAGCGTTTCTACGTGTTGCTCCATACTTTGCGCTGCTAGGTGATAAATAAAGCCTTTAATTAAATCTTTCGCTTTTATACTAGCGCTGCGATAAAACACCTGCTTTTGCAAATAAATATGGTTTAACCAGCCTTCTACTTTAGTGTTTTCTAGTTTGAGGGCTACCTCTATAGGGTCGCTTTTGCCCCCTTTAATTTGCTCTTTCACTTGCCCTGCCAATGCATCTACTCGGTGCTGCATACTCTCAAATATTAAGCTACCTACGTTGGCTTGTGGTAATTCGCCGCGTTGTAATATTTGCTCTGTACTAAGTGGCTGCTCATTAATGTTGGCTTCGAGTATTTCATCAAGGTAAAAGTAGCGGCGCAATGCGTCTAGGCTAAAGGGCTCTTCGTCTTTTACTACTTCGTTAAATTGCGGTAATCGCAGCCCTAAACTTTGTTGATAAAAGCTCTCTTGGGCGTTGCAAACACTACGAATAAACACATCGAGATCTAACTGCTCAGGCGGTGTTACATTAAGCGCGCTAACGGCTTGTGGGGTTATTGACTCACTGGGCAGCCAAATTGGATTGTAGCTGTGGTTGCTCAGCACAGTGTTTGCTTGCTCATTGGCTAAATAATAATGGCTATTAAAGGGCTGCAAATGCTGTTGGCTAATTAAACACTCTGGCAGTGTTTTTTCGCTCTCGCCGCTTAATACAAAGCTACGACTAATATATTCTAGCAGTTCGCTCACAAGGGTTGATGGCATACGCGGTTGGTTGTCAAAACACGAGCGACCAATGTAGCTCATGTATAAGTTATCGCGGGCACTGAGTAGCGCTTCTAAAAATAAGTAACGATCATCTAATTTACGTGATCGGTCACCTTTTTGTTTTTTAGAATATGGCACTAAGTCAAAACCAATCGGCTGTACGTTACGCGGGTAGTCGGCATCGTTTAAGCCAAGCATACACACCACTTTAAATGGCACGGCGCGCATTGGCATTAGGGTACAAAAGTTAACTTGCCCCACTAAAAATCGCTGCCCTACGCCTTTTTCTTGAATGCCTTGTTTAATTAAGTAACTAACAATACGCTGCGACACCGCCTTGCTGTAATCACCATTATTATGATGCTTTTGTAACTCTTCGAGCACGTTTTGCAGCACTAACAAATCCCAACTGTCGTCGCTTTCACTCTCGTAAATTGCACTAAGTAGCTCGCTTAAAATATGCGCTTTGTTGGTAAGCGTATCGTCGGGCGTTAATTGCTCTTTAAAGCTTTGTAGCACATCAATAAAATGCACTAGCTTATTAAGTGTATCGAGCGCCATGCCTTCTACTTCATCGGCGCTATAAATACCATTAAACGGACATTGCTCGTCGCGCATGGCAATACCTAGTAATAAACGGTTAAGCCCGTGTTGCCAGGTATTTAAATCGATAGCGGGTAAATCAAAGCTGCTTTTATGCTCGGCATTTATGCCCCATTTTACGCCAACACGTTCCAGCCAATATTGAATTTGCTCGTACTCGTGTGCCTCAAGGCCAAATTTTTCGGCTATTTGCGTCACTTGTAATAAATCGAGAATATCCGACACACCAAAGCGCGAAAACGGTAAATTAGCTAAACTAGCAAATGAGCTAAGCACGGGTTTTTCTTGCTCTATGGCTAAATCGGCAAGTGCGTAAGGAATAAAGCGACTACCTTGTGCACCACCAAAAACGGCTTCAATGTACGGGCTGTAAGTGCCTACATCGGGCATCATCACTATTATGTCTTTGGGGGTAAGCGCAGGGTTTTGATTAAATAAATTAAGTAAGTAGTCATGCAGACGCTCAACTTCTCGAAGCGGTGTATGGCAATCGCTTAGCGTAATGCTGGTGTCGGTTGCACTTATAGGCAATTTACCTTCGTCGTTTATAAACCACTCTTTGTTATCGGTCAGTGACTCACCTTTAAACGCTAGCTGATAAATCTCGCTTTGTATTTGCCCAAGCAAGGTGTCGTCAAACACATCAATAAAGCCATCAACCCAACGGGCATCTAGCTGTACTAGCTGCTCAAAGTAGTCGCGACCTAATTTCCCCCACGAGGATAACAGCGGATTACCAATAAAGTAGTACTCTTCATCAGGATTGGTTTGCTTTTTTTGTTGTGCTTCCAGCAGCGGCATTTTGGCGTACTTTGCACTTATTTTAGCCGCTGTTTTTTCATCAATAATATCGCCCCAATAATGCTCACTGGGATTAAAAAAGAATAAAAACACCTCGGTTTTTTCACTCAGCGCTGTAAATACTTCAAGCTGCGAGCTGGCAATGGCCGATATACCAAATAAGCTAATGCGTTGTGGCAGTAAACTGTTGTCCATTGTTTCAAGCGCTGCCAGCAGTTGTCCTTGCATATTAGCGCGATGAAATTGGCTTTGCCCAAGCTCTTGGCTTAATTTTACAATGCGCCGCCACAAATCAGGTTGCCACGGGGCTATGGTTACATCAACATCATCAAGTTCATCTGTACCACTATCCCATGTGGCTATCCAATGCGGGCGGTACATTAAATATTGGTCGTACACGTCGGCTATTTTTTCACACAAGGCAAAGGTTTTTTGGCCGTCAATATCGCCCTCTAAATAGGTTTTTAGCGGTAAATACAGTGGCTCATCAATACAGCTTGGTAAAATAGCAAACAGTTTCCATGCAAGGTTGGGTTTATTAAACGCCGACTCTTTAGGTACATTTGGTAAAAGTTGCTGATACAACTGCCAAATAAAGCTCGAAGGCAGCGGAAAATCCACCTGCGCCGCTACACCTAAGTTTTCGCTCAAACCAATTTTTAACCACTGCGACATACCCGGTGACTGCACCAGTACCACTTCTTTGTCGAATGGGCTTGCTAATGGGTTGGTTTTTAATAACTGATGAAACTGCGCTTGCAGTGCTTCCATACGGTTTGATTGAATAATATTGAGCATACTTACCTATCCTTGCTTGAGATAAAACGAGTGTAAGATATTTTCAATTACAGGGGTAGCGATTAGCGCAAATTGGCTTTAATAAATCAGCGGGTTAGTTAAATTTTATACGCACAGTAGTGATGCTATCTACTGTGCGTTTTATAAGGGCAATTATTAATAAGGGCTAATGCTTGAGAGTTTAAACTGACTTTGCATTATTGCTTTACCATCAATATCTTTGAGCTGTAATGAAATTGACGGGTCGGCTTGCTGCCAGTCTATGCTTAAATCGCCGTAATTAACTTGGTGGGTAAAATCCCCTACTCGGTGTATGTTAGGGCTTACGTCTTTCCATTTTTCGGTTAGGCCAGAGCTGGTCATTTCTATTAGTGGGTAGTCAAGGTTGTGCTTATACTGTGAAATTTCGCCCCAGTGGGTATCGCCGCTAATAATAACTACGCCATTTACTTTATGCTTTTTGATCAGCGCAAATAAACGCTTTCTATCCTCGGGAAAGTTAGCCCACGACTCCCATCCAGTAAAATCGGGAAGTAGCTGTAAGCTTGAGGCAATAAGCTTTATAGCCGCGGGCTTTTTAAGCTCTTGTTCAAGCCATTGCCACTGCGCCTCACCAAGCATTGACGCGTCTTTAACATTACTTGAGCTATACGGACCTTGATTATTTAGTTTACGCTTAGTGGCGTACTCCAACTTACTTACTGTGTTTAGCGCATCTCGGTTCCAGCGCAAATCTGGCATAATCACCTGCACAATTTGCTCACCTTCACCATACATATACGAGGTATAAATACCATCGGGGCGAGTGCGTCGTGGTGAGTTTGCAGGTTCTTGCCAAAAATCGAGCATAATTTGCCGCGACTCTTCTTTATGCGGATACTTTTTACCGGCATCGTTTTGGCCATAATCGTGGTCATCCCACATAGCTATAATAGGCGTTTGCGCTTTTAGTATTTTAAAACCGGGCTTTGCCCCTAAGCGCTGATATTTATCGGCAAGTACGCTCATATTATTGGTATCGCCATAAATATTGTCACCTAAAAATATAAATAAATCGCTCTGCTCTTTGTTTATGGCATCGAATATAGGGATGTTTTTATCTTGATGCCCGCACGAGCCAAATAATATTTTAGAGGGAGCACTCAAAGCACTAAAGCTAACAAGCAAGTTGGTTAATACTACCGCGGTTATTATTTTCATTTTAAAATCTCATTAATAGCCGGTGCCATATTGGCATTTATTTGCTTTGGGTTTTGCCCAAGCGCCTTTAACACTGTTGCGGCAATTTGCGTTTGTTTAAGCTCAGTAGTTGTTTTAACTAAGCCTTGGCCTTTTATGGCAGGGCCAATAGCGGCAAGCCAAATATGTTCGGAGCCTATAATTCCTTCGGGAAACTTATTTTCGCCTAAATGCAGTGCTGCTAAGGCGCGTTTTGAACTGTGATGTTGCCAGTCGCTTGCGTTACTACCACGGCCATGATCTGTGGTAATAATGAGGGTGGTGTTATTTTTATACCCCGGTGTTGTTTGAATGGTATTCCATAAATCAGCTATAAATGCATCACTTTGTTTTGCCGACTTTAAATACGCGTGGTAGTCACCATCGTGGGCAAAGTCATCGGTCTCCCCTAAACTTATTACTAATAATTTTGGCTTCTTAGCTAACATATACGCCTTAGCAAACCGATAAGTAAAACTGTCTAATCGTACATTGCTCCAAGGGCTCGGAATTTCATTTTGCATGGCATTTAAAAGTGGCGCATTTTCAAATAAATCCTCCTCAATTGGCATAAATCCGGCGTTAACATATACCTTACTGCGCTCTGTATTAAGTATTGCAGGAAATACATCCCAACTACCAAATAAGGCGGTATTATTTTTAAATGCGGGTTGGCGCTCCAAACGCTCTAATATAGTGTGATTTGGGTTAGGAATTTTATTGTTACTATTAATACCTTCATCCACCTCACCGCTAAGTATTTCGTTATAACCGGGATACGAAAAATACCACGGGTTACTTACCGACATATTAGAGCCCTGCTCTCTATTACCCATTATTACCCCTTGCTTAGCCACAATCTGGGTAATAAACGGCATCAGCAGTTGTTGGCGTTTTGCAGGGCTGTTATGCCAAAACTCTGTATTTAGCTGCTCTGGTTTCTTAACAAAATCGGAATTATTAATAAGATTTTTATCTGCACCACTAAACACCTCTTGCCAGCGCACACCGTCAAGCGTTACCAACACGACATTTTGTGTCGTTTTTTGTACTGCCGCTGCAAAGTCGCTTGCTAGGGCAATTAAACTAAATGCACTTACTTTTAAAATCGTTTTCATATTGTTATCGGCCTATTTTTATAACAAAAAGCCCATTAATAATGGGCTTAAAATAATTTACATTACGACTTAAAAATCTGCAGTAAAGGTAACCGCAGCAGTACGAGGCGCACCAATAAAGTAAGTAGCCCCATTACCTGTGCCACCTGCGAGGTAGCTTTTATCAGTTATGTTATAAACCACGAACGAGAGATCAATGGCTTTAAATGGCCCTGCATCTACATCGGTAGAGTAACCGGCATTAAAGTCGAGTACCGTGTAGCCATCTACTTTATTGCGTGCTCG includes the following:
- the recC gene encoding exodeoxyribonuclease V subunit gamma translates to MLNIIQSNRMEALQAQFHQLLKTNPLASPFDKEVVLVQSPGMSQWLKIGLSENLGVAAQVDFPLPSSFIWQLYQQLLPNVPKESAFNKPNLAWKLFAILPSCIDEPLYLPLKTYLEGDIDGQKTFALCEKIADVYDQYLMYRPHWIATWDSGTDELDDVDVTIAPWQPDLWRRIVKLSQELGQSQFHRANMQGQLLAALETMDNSLLPQRISLFGISAIASSQLEVFTALSEKTEVFLFFFNPSEHYWGDIIDEKTAAKISAKYAKMPLLEAQQKKQTNPDEEYYFIGNPLLSSWGKLGRDYFEQLVQLDARWVDGFIDVFDDTLLGQIQSEIYQLAFKGESLTDNKEWFINDEGKLPISATDTSITLSDCHTPLREVERLHDYLLNLFNQNPALTPKDIIVMMPDVGTYSPYIEAVFGGAQGSRFIPYALADLAIEQEKPVLSSFASLANLPFSRFGVSDILDLLQVTQIAEKFGLEAHEYEQIQYWLERVGVKWGINAEHKSSFDLPAIDLNTWQHGLNRLLLGIAMRDEQCPFNGIYSADEVEGMALDTLNKLVHFIDVLQSFKEQLTPDDTLTNKAHILSELLSAIYESESDDSWDLLVLQNVLEELQKHHNNGDYSKAVSQRIVSYLIKQGIQEKGVGQRFLVGQVNFCTLMPMRAVPFKVVCMLGLNDADYPRNVQPIGFDLVPYSKKQKGDRSRKLDDRYLFLEALLSARDNLYMSYIGRSCFDNQPRMPSTLVSELLEYISRSFVLSGESEKTLPECLISQQHLQPFNSHYYLANEQANTVLSNHSYNPIWLPSESITPQAVSALNVTPPEQLDLDVFIRSVCNAQESFYQQSLGLRLPQFNEVVKDEEPFSLDALRRYFYLDEILEANINEQPLSTEQILQRGELPQANVGSLIFESMQHRVDALAGQVKEQIKGGKSDPIEVALKLENTKVEGWLNHIYLQKQVFYRSASIKAKDLIKGFIYHLAAQSMEQHVETLILGLDKQVAFAPISKVDADALLLDWFELYKGLRNEPVAFFPVSGYEYVKSGGDIAKAMSKFSPQYIGRGEGENPYIRLTVQSLNDCQDEFIQWSDKLLAPLFAHAKESDHASA
- a CDS encoding alkaline phosphatase D family protein, with the protein product MKIITAVVLTNLLVSFSALSAPSKILFGSCGHQDKNIPIFDAINKEQSDLFIFLGDNIYGDTNNMSVLADKYQRLGAKPGFKILKAQTPIIAMWDDHDYGQNDAGKKYPHKEESRQIMLDFWQEPANSPRRTRPDGIYTSYMYGEGEQIVQVIMPDLRWNRDALNTVSKLEYATKRKLNNQGPYSSSNVKDASMLGEAQWQWLEQELKKPAAIKLIASSLQLLPDFTGWESWANFPEDRKRLFALIKKHKVNGVVIISGDTHWGEISQYKHNLDYPLIEMTSSGLTEKWKDVSPNIHRVGDFTHQVNYGDLSIDWQQADPSISLQLKDIDGKAIMQSQFKLSSISPY
- a CDS encoding alkaline phosphatase family protein — translated: MKTILKVSAFSLIALASDFAAAVQKTTQNVVLVTLDGVRWQEVFSGADKNLINNSDFVKKPEQLNTEFWHNSPAKRQQLLMPFITQIVAKQGVIMGNREQGSNMSVSNPWYFSYPGYNEILSGEVDEGINSNNKIPNPNHTILERLERQPAFKNNTALFGSWDVFPAILNTERSKVYVNAGFMPIEEDLFENAPLLNAMQNEIPSPWSNVRLDSFTYRFAKAYMLAKKPKLLVISLGETDDFAHDGDYHAYLKSAKQSDAFIADLWNTIQTTPGYKNNTTLIITTDHGRGSNASDWQHHSSKRALAALHLGENKFPEGIIGSEHIWLAAIGPAIKGQGLVKTTTELKQTQIAATVLKALGQNPKQINANMAPAINEILK